In one Streptomyces sp. NBC_01241 genomic region, the following are encoded:
- a CDS encoding ABC transporter permease, translated as MKQKLLPGPAPAAATPVKTPKPVKYPKKKARTAGRLSSVLLGLASAALGLAAWFVLANSGIDGFPGPVEVARRAITLIGDGTLFADAGASLKRVLIGYVLGVALAIPVGFLMGWYPVVRRLIEPWLQFFRMVPPLAIIPLAIVLMGIDETPKIFVIFLASFLSSVVSTFQGVVAVDVTLVNAARVLGARDPQVFLGVVVPASTPFILVGMRIGLGASWATVVAAELIAAQGGLGFRMQQAQLYYDLPTIFVQLIAIGTIGLVMDRLLLLAERRLTHWQERR; from the coding sequence ATGAAACAGAAACTGCTGCCCGGCCCCGCCCCGGCCGCGGCCACACCGGTGAAGACCCCGAAACCGGTGAAGTACCCGAAGAAGAAGGCCCGCACCGCCGGCCGGCTCAGCTCCGTGCTGCTCGGCCTCGCCTCCGCCGCGCTCGGCCTGGCCGCCTGGTTCGTCCTCGCCAACAGCGGCATCGACGGCTTCCCGGGACCCGTCGAAGTGGCCCGCCGGGCCATTACTCTCATCGGCGACGGCACGCTCTTCGCCGACGCGGGCGCCAGCCTGAAGCGCGTCCTCATCGGCTATGTCCTCGGCGTCGCCCTCGCGATCCCTGTCGGCTTCCTGATGGGCTGGTACCCGGTCGTCCGCCGGCTGATCGAACCCTGGCTGCAGTTCTTCCGCATGGTGCCGCCGCTCGCGATCATCCCGCTCGCCATCGTCCTCATGGGCATCGACGAGACCCCGAAGATCTTCGTTATCTTCCTGGCATCGTTCCTGTCGTCCGTCGTTTCCACCTTCCAGGGCGTCGTCGCGGTCGACGTCACCCTCGTCAACGCGGCCAGGGTGCTCGGCGCCCGCGACCCACAGGTCTTCCTCGGCGTCGTCGTTCCCGCGTCCACGCCGTTCATCCTGGTCGGCATGCGGATCGGCCTCGGCGCCTCCTGGGCGACCGTCGTCGCGGCCGAACTCATCGCGGCCCAGGGCGGACTGGGCTTCCGCATGCAGCAGGCCCAGCTCTACTACGACCTGCCCACCATCTTCGTCCAGCTCATCGCCATCGGAACGATCGGCCTCGTCATGGACCGGCTGCTGCTCCTCGCCGAGCGCCGGCTCACCCACTGGCAGGAACGGCGGTAA
- a CDS encoding ROK family transcriptional regulator, translating into MTERIDALQRLRRANEAAVLGELRRSGALSRGELKARVGLSRTTLFAIVSDLLERKAVVEQPAPDPEHPRGRGRPALEIALNARGAELIGIDLQRHRIHVVVANCAHDIVGRYSVPVPADSGAAERAAQAIAAVEELVRRENISLAPVEGIGLGLPGFVQNPASGDPRNMTPFASHVAAELGRHFDAPVLTDNNSRLAALAEVTWGAARGLDNTVYLGWSQGVGGGLVVNGLLVRGAHGAAGEIGHTSCDPEGKPCHCGGRGCLEGLISIPALLAACADRGVVVGEAEEMVALAAEGQPDVADVFRGAALTAGRVLAALAAHVDPECIVICGEPASLDELVLAPIREQLAALSLPFAPRTVEVRGSALGGDAAALGGVALLLRTTGQELAGLLDDRPVPGDATEDGSPLITGVSR; encoded by the coding sequence ATGACGGAACGCATCGATGCCTTGCAACGTCTGCGCAGGGCCAACGAAGCCGCCGTACTCGGTGAACTGCGCAGGTCGGGCGCGCTGAGCCGCGGCGAGCTCAAGGCAAGGGTCGGGCTCTCCCGCACCACCCTGTTCGCGATCGTCTCCGACCTGCTGGAACGCAAGGCCGTCGTCGAACAGCCGGCCCCCGACCCCGAGCATCCGCGCGGCCGGGGCAGGCCCGCCCTGGAGATCGCACTCAACGCACGCGGCGCCGAACTGATCGGCATCGACCTCCAGCGCCACCGGATCCATGTGGTCGTCGCCAACTGCGCCCATGACATCGTCGGCCGGTACAGCGTCCCCGTCCCGGCGGACAGCGGCGCCGCCGAACGGGCCGCGCAGGCCATCGCCGCCGTGGAGGAGCTGGTACGGCGCGAGAACATCAGCCTCGCTCCGGTCGAGGGCATCGGCCTCGGGCTCCCCGGATTCGTCCAGAATCCGGCCTCCGGCGACCCGCGCAATATGACACCTTTCGCCAGCCATGTCGCCGCCGAACTCGGCCGGCACTTCGACGCCCCCGTGCTCACCGACAACAACTCCAGGCTCGCCGCGCTCGCAGAGGTCACCTGGGGCGCGGCCCGCGGCCTCGACAACACCGTCTATCTGGGGTGGTCCCAGGGGGTCGGCGGGGGGCTCGTCGTCAACGGTCTGCTGGTGCGCGGCGCCCATGGCGCGGCCGGCGAGATCGGCCACACCAGTTGCGATCCGGAAGGAAAGCCCTGCCACTGCGGCGGCCGCGGCTGTCTGGAGGGCCTCATCAGCATTCCCGCTCTGCTCGCGGCCTGCGCCGACCGCGGCGTGGTGGTCGGGGAGGCCGAGGAGATGGTCGCGCTCGCCGCCGAGGGCCAGCCGGACGTCGCCGATGTGTTCCGTGGCGCGGCCCTCACCGCCGGGCGCGTCCTCGCGGCCCTTGCGGCACATGTCGACCCCGAATGCATCGTGATCTGTGGTGAACCGGCCTCCCTGGACGAACTCGTCCTCGCCCCGATCCGGGAACAGCTCGCCGCCCTCTCCCTCCCGTTCGCGCCCCGCACCGTCGAGGTGCGCGGTTCCGCGCTCGGCGGCGATGCGGCCGCGCTCGGCGGGGTGGCCCTGCTGCTGCGTACCACCGGCCAGGAACTGGCCGGGCTGCTCGACGACAGGCCCGTCCCCGGCGACGCCACCGAAGACGGCTCACCCCTCATCACCGGAGTGTCACGATGA
- a CDS encoding sulfatase-like hydrolase/transferase: MAPRNVLFLMTDQHRVDTLGCYGNPLVDTPALDALAAEGTRFDRFYTPTAICTPARASLATGLHPFRHGMLNNPERNGGSKDELSDESPMLWRQLMDRGYQVGHAGKWHIGRERGPEFYGLDGEHLPGALNPVHHPSYEKWLEDNGFPPFAVREPVFGTAANGTGRGHLIAGRLQQPVEATIEAFLTDRTLALLDRYAADWKASGTPFMLSCHWYGPHLPYLIPDHYYDLYDPDDVPLPASMAETFAGKPDVQRQYSAYWSSDDFDAAAWRKLIAVYWGYVTMIDHQTGRLTEALREHGLWDDTAVFFTADHGEFTGAHRLNDKGPAMYEDIYRIPAIARVPGAPAQVNDDFANLIDLNPTILDLAGAPAPELCDGESLLPLLNGKNPGTADHSEPSVGNTRDEIVAEFHGHHFPYSQRMLRDRRHKLVHNPESVHELYDLETDPHELHNVYEAPAYADVRRDLTVRLYRELLRRGDPAYTWMSYMADIGSDRAADVDGVAEEVA; this comes from the coding sequence GTGGCTCCGCGCAACGTCCTGTTCCTGATGACCGACCAGCACCGGGTCGACACCCTGGGCTGTTACGGCAACCCACTCGTCGACACCCCGGCCCTGGACGCCCTGGCGGCCGAGGGGACCCGGTTCGACCGCTTCTACACGCCGACCGCGATCTGCACCCCCGCCCGGGCCTCACTCGCCACCGGCCTCCACCCGTTCCGCCACGGCATGCTGAACAACCCCGAGCGCAACGGCGGCAGCAAGGACGAACTCTCCGACGAAAGCCCGATGCTCTGGCGCCAGTTGATGGACCGGGGCTACCAAGTCGGGCACGCCGGCAAATGGCACATCGGCCGCGAGCGCGGCCCCGAGTTCTACGGCCTGGACGGCGAACACCTGCCCGGCGCGCTCAACCCCGTACACCACCCCTCGTACGAGAAGTGGCTGGAGGACAATGGCTTCCCGCCCTTCGCCGTGCGCGAACCCGTCTTCGGCACCGCCGCCAACGGCACCGGACGCGGCCACCTCATCGCCGGCCGGCTCCAGCAGCCCGTCGAGGCCACCATCGAGGCGTTCCTCACCGACCGGACCCTCGCCCTGCTCGACCGCTACGCCGCCGACTGGAAGGCGAGCGGCACGCCCTTCATGCTGTCGTGCCACTGGTACGGCCCCCACCTGCCGTATCTGATCCCCGACCACTACTACGACCTGTACGACCCCGACGACGTGCCGCTGCCCGCCTCCATGGCCGAGACCTTCGCGGGCAAGCCCGATGTGCAGCGCCAGTACAGCGCGTACTGGTCCTCGGACGACTTCGACGCCGCCGCCTGGCGCAAGCTCATCGCCGTCTACTGGGGCTACGTCACCATGATCGACCACCAGACCGGGCGGCTGACCGAGGCGCTCCGGGAGCACGGGCTCTGGGACGACACGGCGGTCTTCTTCACCGCCGACCACGGCGAGTTCACCGGCGCCCACCGGCTCAACGACAAGGGCCCGGCGATGTACGAGGACATCTACCGGATCCCCGCGATCGCCCGGGTCCCCGGCGCCCCCGCCCAGGTCAACGACGACTTCGCCAACCTCATCGACCTCAACCCGACCATCCTCGACCTGGCGGGCGCGCCGGCACCCGAACTCTGCGACGGCGAAAGCCTGTTGCCGCTGCTGAACGGCAAGAACCCCGGGACCGCCGATCACTCCGAGCCCTCCGTCGGAAACACCCGCGACGAGATCGTCGCCGAATTCCACGGCCACCACTTCCCCTACTCCCAGCGCATGCTCCGCGACCGGCGCCACAAGCTGGTGCACAACCCGGAGAGCGTGCACGAGCTGTACGACCTGGAGACCGACCCGCACGAACTGCACAACGTGTACGAGGCACCCGCCTACGCGGACGTCCGGCGCGACCTCACCGTGCGGCTCTACCGCGAGCTGCTGCGCCGCGGCGACCCGGCCTACACCTGGATGAGCTACATGGCGGACATCGGCTCGGACCGTGCGGCGGACGTCGACGGAGTCGCGGAGGAAGTCGCATGA